A region from the Acyrthosiphon pisum isolate AL4f chromosome A1, pea_aphid_22Mar2018_4r6ur, whole genome shotgun sequence genome encodes:
- the LOC100169414 gene encoding uncharacterized protein LOC100169414 — protein sequence MALKVESVLSSFGNSSSKIPFWNIDLPKSPWDVDDDLEDLDVLCELVRNQYLKRLHQTLLNNLDVTSSYKKKPLYQIQHCVDICMAELEKQALRRCMIASIYREGMTNLINKVKTCTKNSMLYDLLKHIIESNNQLPSCDKLFEAENITEKSVGIDVSVNTEQKCNKITSTQTEIWTDPDNNLPNNFPVNKMNTDLVNKCNLPSSSYNVKSKISESNNIFNNLNSLLKSSCSSNSSPDVHMEVNYKYDSSEFENIQRKGEQENSTPNDIVSINALLRDLQDSPEYEQQSSTLEERLIALGLAIENNKSTDNLTELTNPINISPSIIRPNKINEILTDKFKSKRVAKSYQLRNSMNELPQSLQIRLNQKFKDLFGNSHYYESDPLSEEEERIIAHKRIVKMVVEFMTPYYKAHRINRHLFKNLAKLISKNLMDRSYDPDENTVAKGVSEFFAGNRCIKTVEDIYINY from the exons atgGCGTTAAAGGTCGAGTCTGTACTCAGTTCGTTTGGGAATTCGTCGTCTAAAATTCCGTTTTGGAACATTGACTTACCTAAAAGTCCATGGGATGTAGATGATGACTTAGAAGACTTGGACGTATTGTGCGAATTGGTTAGAAATCAATACTTGAAACGTCTCCATCAAACATTGCTCAATAATTTAGATGTTACTagtagttacaaaaaaaaacctcttTATCAGATTCAACATTGTGTTGATATATGTATGGCTGAATTGGAAAAGCAAGCCTTAAGACGATGTATGATTGCTAGTATTTATCGCGAAGGCATGACTAATTtg ataAATAAAGTCAAGACGTGCACAAAAAATTCAATGCTATATGATTTGCTTAAGCATATTATTGAGTCAAACAATCAATTACCATCAtgtgataaattatttgaaGCTGAAAATATAACAGAAAAATCAGTGGGTATTGATGTAAGTGTTAATACcgaacaaaaatgtaataaaataacatctACACAGACTGAAATATGGACAGATCCTGacaataatttacctaataattttcctgtcaataaaatgaatacagatctggtaaataaatgtaatttacctTCTAGTTCCTACAATGTAAAATCTAAGATCTCTGAATCAAATAATatcttcaataatttaaattctttattaaaatcatCTTGTTCTTCAAATTCGTCTCCTGATGTTCATATGGAAGTAAATTATAAGTATGATTCttctgaatttgaaaatatacaaagGAAAGGCGAACAAGAAAATTCCACACCAAATGATATAGTAAGTATTAATGCATTGCTAAGAGATCTTCAAGATTCTCCTGAATATGAACAACAGTCTTCAACATTGGAGGAACGTTTAATTGCACTAGGGTTagcaattgaaaataataaatccaCAGATAATTTAACCGAATTAACTAATCCAATTAATATAAGTCCTAGTATAATACgaccaaacaaaattaatgaaatacttacagacaaatttaaaagtaaacgaGTAGCCAAGTCATATCAATTACGTAATAGTATGAATGAATTGCCTCAAAGTCTACAAATAAGACTGAACCAAAAATTTAAAGACTTATTTGGAAATAGTCACTATTATGAATCTGATCCATTATCTGAAGAAGAAGAACGTATTATAGCACATAAAAGGATTGTAAAAATGGTTGTAGAATTTATGACGCCTTATTACAAAGCACACCGTATCAAcagacatttatttaaaaatcttgcTAAATTAATCTCTAAGAATCTTATGGATCGATCATATGACCCAg atgAAAACACGGTAGCCAAAGGAGTTAGTGAATTTTTCGCTGGAAATAGATGCATTAAGACAGTTGAAGATATCTATATCAATTATTGA
- the LOC100569152 gene encoding uncharacterized protein LOC100569152: MLKDNWNSNKIFCLIFSYSVIILIYFLGIAYDISCGFKKLPIFGGTPVFGSIFKQNNINVKLSSAAQPPLTERVSLSTQYTYSNFGNTVQNKNSVLPTPTYIGFGQYRIPPQFKPQTELERLSANRPRRSKRHCQ; the protein is encoded by the exons ATGCTTAAAGACAATtggaattcaaataaaattttctgTTTGATATTTTCCTAttcagttattattttgatttattttttaggaatCGCATATGATATATCTTGTGGTTTTAAGAAACTACCTATATTTGGAGGAACGCCCGTGTTTggatcaatatttaaacaaaaca atataaatgttaaaCTTAGTTCAGCAGCTCAACCACCATTGACTGAACGTGTGTCTCTGTCCACTCAATACACTTATTCAAACTTTGGAAacacagttcaaaataaaaattctgtcTTACCTACTCCAACCTATATTGGATTTGGTCAATATCGAATTCCCCCCCAATTTAAACCTCAAACCGAACTAGAAAG GTTAAGTGCCAATAGACCTCGTCGCTCTAAACGCCATTGTCAATGA